In Fusarium oxysporum f. sp. lycopersici 4287 chromosome 9, whole genome shotgun sequence, the genomic stretch TTCCTCGTTGTTCTCGAAGAACTTGTTGCCGGCGCGATCGGTGCCAATCAGACGACCAGCCTTGGTGTCACCTGCGGATGTCAGTGGACGATTCGGCGGATAATAGAGGAAGCGTACCGATGTACTACTCGTGAGAAACAGGCGTCGTTAGCCAGAGTCGAGGATCGTTCGGTCAGGTACATACCAGCATCTGGACAAAGTAGTCCTGCTCGAGTTAGCATTGGCTCGTTGACGGTTGATGGCAGACATACCTTGATTCCAACCTTTCGCAGGTTGGACAATGTTCGTGAGATTGTCGACATGATGGCGGTTGAGCGACAATTGACCTCAGCGGGATGGTTGTTGATAGCTCGTCAATGATGGGAGGTTTGAAGATTACCGCGGATCAACCTCGGCAGATTGGGTTTGTGACAGCATGGGTACGTACCTTGAAGCTCAACCAGAAATTCTAGCGATTTACGGATACAAGCAATTTTAAATAGAACGAGCTTCAATTGAGCTTTTAGACGATTCGAGATGCTCACTCGGAGCTGTGCGCGATGCACTACGAGGCTGCGTGCCACAAGTTTCAAGCCCAGAGTTCCCAGCGCACGAGTCCAGACCAGACAATATGCGATGCCAGCTGGGAATCCTCCTCCAAGTGTGAATAGCGTTGGGGCTTTGGCTCCTTTCGTTACTGAATTGGATCGACTGGCACCGAGTTTCGATGTTCGAGGGGAACAGATTCAGATTATTCGTACACCAGCAGAGTTTTACGAGACGCTCAAGGTTGGACTTCCTCCGATACGGAAATGACAGGGCTGATTGGTTTAGGATCGGATACGAAAAGCACAAAGACGGATCTTCTTATCGACGCTGTACATTGGAAAATCGGAAAAGGAACTTATCGAAACGCTGCAGGAGGCGTTGAGGAAGAATCCGGATGTGAAATTGAGTATTCTTACAGATGCGCTACGAGGAACGAGAGAGGCGCCTAATCCATCAAGTGCATCGTTACTTGCACCCCTGGTCGAAGAGTTTGGAGCAGACCGTGTGGAAATTCGAATGTACCACACGCCGAACCTCACTGGATTGAGGAAACAGTATATCCCCAAGAGGATAAATGAGGGTTGGGGACTTCAGCATATGAAGCTTTATGGAGTTGACGATGAGATCATCATGTCTGGGTATGTCTAGAAGGTCTCCGTGATGAGAAATACTGACTTTTCAGGGCAAACTTGTCAACTGACTACTTTACCAACCGTCAAGATAGATATCATCTTTTTGCCTCAAAGGAGGTGACTGATCACTTTTGGAAGATCCATTCAGGGGTTACatccttcagcttcttggtTCAACCTTCAACTGAACCAGCGGGCTTCACACTCTCGTGGCCAGAGAACAACTCTGCCCCCTCACCGCTAGAGAAGCCCCAGTCTTTCATCAAGAGCACTACATCGACGCTCCAGACTCTGTTACACCCGACATCAAAGCCTGAGAATGACATTACCGATACACGAGTTTACATGCTTGGGCAGATGTCCCAGGTCATGAAACCCGACACCTCAACTGAACTCCCCGTCATCACACACATCCTCAAGACTCTCGCCCTCCCCGCATACCGCGAGTCTTCGTGGACCTTTACAGCAGGTTACTTCAACCCCGCTCCCTCTCTGACTAAACTCCTCCTCAATACTGCCTCTACCTCCAACACCGTCATTACAGCTTCTCCTGAAGCAAACGGTTTCTACAAGTCGAAGGGCGTCTCGGGTCTCCTCCCTGATGCCTACACTCTCCTCGCCCGTCGTTTCGTTCATCGCGTACATCATGAAGGCCGTGACAACGACATCACATTGAAGGAATGGCGTTATGGCGTCGTTGGTCAGCCTGGTGGATGGACATATCACGCCAAGGGACTCTGGGTGACGATGCCAGGTGACAAGAACCCCGCTATGAGTATTATTGGGAGTTCCAACTATACTAAACGAAGCTACTCTCATGATCTTGAAGCTGGTGCTCTGATCGTAACCCGCGATGAAGGACTGAAGGGGAGACTTGGAGAGGAGCAGCTATGGTTGCAGGAACATGCTACCAAGGCAACGCGAGATGACTTTGCCCGCACTGAACGAAGAGTTGGACTCAAAGTCAGAGTTGCCATGTGGATTGTTTCGCTTGTGGGCGGAGCATTGTAATACTGCAGTGTATAATAGTGTACTCATAGATGATCAAATCTAACGATACCCAAGCAACGATATTATAACTTGACAAGATTAGCTTTCATAAGAATATTCACTGAGGATTGCGACGGTTGGTTGTATACAAAATAATACAGGTAGTTTATACGCTCATGCCCTAATCACTGGTGTCCCTAGCTTGGGCCCTCCCTTGACCAGGCCTTGCATAACAACTCTGCTCACCAAGTCGCTCTGGtgcttcttgatcatctctTTGAGCACACTTCGTTCCAAAACCACCTTGCCTGTCTCCAAAAGGTCCTTGACATCGACATCCTCTAGATCGAGTGCTCTACCCTCCCAAGGGAGCTGCTCCATGGCGCCGAAGAGAGCTTCACGTCGGTTTCCAGTGACGAAAAGAGTTCGACCGCTAGCACGGCCCAGACCAAGGTTACCCAGCACTCCAGTCATGTATCGCTTGAGATACGCCTCCTTCAGTCCATCCTTGAGATACTTTCCAGCAACGAGCTCGTAATCAGTCGGCAACACAAGATCCATACCATCCTCACACACGATAAGATCGCCTTTTCGGTAACGGTAGCTCAGAGCTGTGCGCCATGCCTTGTCGTACACCTTTCGGGTAAGGCTGGTGCCGAAGTCGCGGGGATGAGGACCGAATGTCTTTCCACCACCGCGGTTCACGGGACTTTGCTTGGTTCCCATACGAGCTCGACCAGTTCCCTTTTGAGGACGCATCTTTCGGTGGGAGCCGTGGACATCGTAACGGGTTTTGGAAGAGGCGGTTCCTTGGCGGGTGTTGTCACCTTCGTAGACGACGgcgagatggagaagatcgCGGCGGAGAGGGAGGTAAAGGTGGTTGACGTCCCATCGTTCGAGAGAAGTCGGTTCCAACGAGGGAAAGGCGTGGACTGTGACGGGAACGGTTGTGACTGCAATGGTCAGTAAGGTTATTGACGGTGGACGGGTGTCGTACTGGGCTTCCATGATTCGAGAATTCCTTGGGGGGTATTCGGAGATTTATTCTCTGCAGTTTGCTTCGGAGAGACTTCTGTAGCCATTGACCTTGTGAAGGCCTTGTTGAGTGTCGCCGGCTTCATCTGTTAGCATTGAAGCGATTTGCAGTCTCTTCACATACCTTGGCAGACACCCGCAGGGCACCCATGGCCTCAGCCAGGCACCCAATCCCCTTGCCAGCCATGATATCAATTCCCTGACCGCCGTCGATAGGGAGATTCTGCTGTGATCAGGGACAGTAGTTCGCTGAatctggtgttgaggcttCGAAAACCGTGATGCGATACTGCAGAAAAGTGGATCGGCAACATCCTCCGATCCCCGAGTTTTTAGTGGGGCCCGGCCTGCAAACCATCCCCAGAGCATTTTTCAATATCTCGAGATATCATCAGCGTCACTTTCAACGTCCCACGTCTACGGCCTCTACGCTCCGCTGCCCATCATGTCGCGCTGCCAGGCCGTTATGCGGCCAATCGCTCGGCAGCTGCGGCCCAGCGTCGCCCGGCCGTTCACCTCTGCCGCAATTCGACGATCAGCCGAGACTCAGACTGCCACGCCCAGCACAGCAGACCTCGATCCCAATACGGTGCTCCCCGAGTTTGAGCAGCAGCTTATGAAGGCTGGAAAGATGCCAATTGGATCACGACGACGAAGAATGGCCATTCGGAGCACGGGCGATCTGCCGTTTGAGCATCTCCCGTACCAGGCTTTTCAAGAGGCTCGCAAGATTCTGGCTGTGGATCGTGAAGAGAAGCTGGCGGAGATTAGCAAAGAGCTTGACAAGATTTCTCGATTAGAAGCTACGAGCCCGGAAGATATCAAGGGGGgacagaagatgaaggatatTAAAATCAAGAGTCTGCACAAATATGTCGAGAGGCTCAAGATCCTTGCAGATGCTAACGACCCCATTGTCAAGAAGCGTTTTGAAGATGGAACAGGTAGGTTATCCCAATAGACGGGCTGGGTCTGACTAACGCACCCAGGCGATATGAACAAGCCTATCTACCGTCACTACGCCGAGGCCAAGTGGCGCTCCTACGACCAACGTCTCATCACCCAACGTATCAAGCAGTTCAACATCGTCCCCGACGTCCTCCCCAAGCTCGAACCTACCGCCGATGTCCAGCTATACTTCCGTAAGCTCAAGATTCCTCCCGGTCAGATCGTCGACAGTGTCGTCAGCGAGAACGCACCCCGTCTTCGAGTTCAAGTCTTCGACAAGGGCGAGAGACTCGTCTCTGTAGTCGTCCTCGACTCTGATGTTCCCAACCCTGACTCCGATACCTTCAACAAGCGCTGCCACTTCCTCGCCGCCAACATCCCCATTAGCCCTACCGAGACATCACTACCTCTGAGCAGGATAAAGGGCGAGGATCAGCTTGCTCTACCGTGGCTCCCCGCATTCTCCCAAAAGGGTGCCCCATATCACCGTCTCGGCATCTATCTCCTCGAGCAGCAACCCGGCAAGAAGATCGACGttgccaagctcaagggacTATACAGCCAGCGCGATGGATTCTCGCTCAAGTCCTTCCGCGACAAGTTTAGCACCACACCGTTCGGGTTCAACATGTTCCGTAGCGTCTGGGACGAAAACACCGCAGCTGTCATGGCGCGACACAACATCCCCGGCTCAGATGTCGAGTTCAGACCTACGCGTGTGTACAGCCTCAAGCCTCCCGTCAAACCTCGTGGATGGGAAGCCAAGCGACAAGGACCCAAGTACCGTCACCTTTGGAAGTACACCAAAAACATCAGAGGTATCTCCAACTCGAGGGGATGGATCAAGAGGAGGTAGAGAGATGGATGAGCGTGTATCATATTACTGTACATTTAGAAAATGGGAGAGTACCAAGAGAAATAAATTACGTGCAACTCAATTCTGTTTCAAGCATCACCAGTGACCTACCAGCGACTTGAACATCATCGTTATTCCCGTACTTGACTTCAGCCGCATTATTTCCTACCGGTAGCCGCCGTCTTGTTTCAACGTATCACCACCAATCATAAGCCTCAACTATAGTCGGACGTTTCTCCGGTGGCAACACTCGCCACGATCTCGACGACATTCACATATAACTCTGATTGGCATGAAATGCGGAGTCAGGTTGATCAACTACTACATCTGTTCAAGTTCAGGCTGAATCTCGTGGCAAAGCTCGATATTGCCACTTGACTCAACCTTTGATAACACCGAGACCCCAACCTTTCCCTTGACAAGATATTGCCCTTGAAAGATACAGATCTTTCCCACGTGGGCAAATGTTCCTGGCATTTACGATGACAGCGATCATCTCGATCACGAGCTCTTGGGTCACAAGCTAGTTGCCTGCGGACCATTTGCTCAGAATGGCTATCATTTCCTTCTTCAGGTTTGAATCTTTTCTTTTGCGCTACACTACCTCTCGTCATGGTATATGTCCATATCTCCCACCCTGAAGCACTCAAGACATCCTGTCATAGTAACAGGACGCTATTTCCTTGGATTCCTCTACTTGGGTTGTCCCTAGGGGCCCTACCAAACTATCGGCCAAGGGCTAAGAATCAAACCAGCTGCCACGAGAACTTGATACTCGTCAGCCCCAGATTAGCAAATCATACATCCCAACTGCACGAATCAGATCACATCATGAAAGCATCAAATCATAAAATATCTCCTTGCCCGTACCCCTTTTGCCAAACTCCTTTCAGTACAGTCAACGCCATATCACCTCTCCCTGTTATGGGGATGGCCAATCGTGATAATCTTGCCGCATCATAACCAGGTTTTGTAAGTGTATCTTTCCACTGAACCACCTCGCCCGGTAATTATCTTTTCGTCGTCGTGTATGTCGCAGTCCTGAGGACATTCATCCAGCTTTGACTCAAGGTCTGGCGTGTCGATGTCTTCCGTTGTCGAGTCGAAGGAATTTCAAAGTCGCAATAGCAAGGCTGTTGTATCCGTGTGGATTTGGGTCTAGCTTGGCTTCTAAACTCAAACCACCACTCTCCGTCGGTGTGTCAGCTATCCACCACATCGAATTACACTCAATGTCTCGAATTAACAAGGTTATCCGGCACGTGGTCGTAGATGATTTCTGATTCTATCGATCGCGGTATAGAGGTGGCAACTAGATGATGGTTAGTCATGGACTCGTTCTTGAACAAGGTTCGGGCCTACCACTTGAGCTACGACGATGCGTATTGTAAAATTCACCAGGTCTATTTTGTGGCGGTACTGGAGGAGGCTGTGTGCGCTGCGCTGCAATACGCTGAACGTATTTCCTTGCCTCGTTGTCAAGCCATTGGTCGATGTTGGCATCATTGCAAGATGCGTGCTGCATAAGTTGATTCTTGATGGTGCTCAACTCGTCCACGAGGCCGTTGTACTGTTTGTGCAGGGCATTGTTCTCACCCTCCAAATCTTTCCGGGTTTCCTCCAATTGACTCATCcactccttcttcttttgacGACATTTGGACGCAGCGATCCTGTTACGTTTAAGGAACTTGCTGCGTTTGGCCGTCTCATCCAGTCCATCATCTTCgccctcatcttcctccttcagCGATGGGTCCTTGGATGCTCTTCTTTGGCGCGGCTTGGCGACAGGTTCCACCGGTGGCTGTTGACGCTGTGTCTTGGTAACTCTGCTGCTGCGCCGAGGTTTGGTGTCGGTGTTGACTGAATCGACAGAAGGGATAGACGATTTACTCGATTGCCGTGTTGGGCCGCCAGATGTGGGCTCACTGAATGGAGTTTCTGGGGTTGAAGGCGTATCGGTAGGCACTTTTGGACTGTTGTTCAAAGCTGTTGGTGCCATTGCTGGCACGGAGGGAGGGAAGAAGTGGACGGGGTTGTTCATCGGGTTCCACATGTCAGAGCCTATGAGAAGCTGGTTGTCCATGGGATTGCTAACAATCGGGGACACCTGAGCTCCCGTTGTGCAGTTGAGTAATGGATCAATATTGGCATCGTCGGTTGTCAGGGGAAAGTTGTTTTGAAAGCTCTGGGCTTGGTCGCCAAAGTCCTGGCTTGGTTCGTCCATCTTGATCCTGCAAGACAGTTGAGACTGTACTCTGAGGCGTGGGACCTGGGGTTACAGCGGCACAACTAGGCCGGTGTGGCTGAGCTGTTTGTCCTGGCTGTCAGAGAAAAGCGCCAGACTATTGAGCCGCGTTTGAGAGAAagtcgagatcaaggagctcgTTCGATGGGAATTGAGCGTTCAGCTCCGGAGATCGGGAGATCTGAAGCGGGCACAGAGAGGGGGTGCTTAGCCGGATTGGTTGAGATGGGGGTGTAGATGTTCTGGAACATCTGAGACCAGTGGTGGCCAGGAAAGGAACGGTCCAGGggaagatgaaagaagaacCTATATTCAGGAACACGATGTTGAAGGGAATGGGTAACAAAAGAGATGGTCGTGTTAAAATAAAGATGTAGCTGCTCCCTGCTGTTGGAAAGTTGTAGGAGCCAGGGCGAATAGGAAAATCAGGCAGGCGCTCAACGGAGAAACCAATCCGGTGGTGCAATGTAGTGCAGCACAGCTCAGTGCCTGAGTACTCCAGTACAGCCTAGCTGACTTCACCGAGGAATGGTAGTTTACCACCGATCGATAATAGAATAAGTCGATTTCGAGGCTTAAATCCCAAGTAGAAACTAAATGGAACGGCCGGGTACAGCGTCTCGGTAAGTAGCAGGGTAGGGGAGGTGCTCCGACTAAATTCTGGACGCTGGGGCGAATCGCCTCGTCTGCTCCTGTTCTCTGCTTCCGGGGTCGTTGGATCCAATAGTGTGTTTCGGCTTCGCCTATGCGGCTATGAGATCTAGACACTGGGCAACTTGACCTTTTGGGTAAAGTCAAACATCTATCA encodes the following:
- a CDS encoding hypothetical protein (At least one base has a quality score < 10) — its product is MSRCQAVMRPIARQLRPSVARPFTSAAIRRSAETQTATPSTADLDPNTVLPEFEQQLMKAGKMPIGSRRRRMAIRSTGDLPFEHLPYQAFQEARKILAVDREEKLAEISKELDKISRLEATSPEDIKGGQKMKDIKIKSLHKYVERLKILADANDPIVKKRFEDGTGDMNKPIYRHYAEAKWRSYDQRLITQRIKQFNIVPDVLPKLEPTADVQLYFRKLKIPPGQIVDSVVSENAPRLRVQVFDKGERLVSVVVLDSDVPNPDSDTFNKRCHFLAANIPISPTETSLPLSRIKGEDQLALPWLPAFSQKGAPYHRLGIYLLEQQPGKKIDVAKLKGLYSQRDGFSLKSFRDKFSTTPFGFNMFRSVWDENTAAVMARHNIPGSDVEFRPTRVYSLKPPVKPRGWEAKRQGPKYRHLWKYTKNIRGISNSRGWIKRR
- a CDS encoding phosphatidylserine synthase; the protein is MLTRSCARCTTRLRATSFKPRVPSARVQTRQYAMPAGNPPPSVNSVGALAPFVTELDRLAPSFDVRGEQIQIIRTPAEFYETLKDRIRKAQRRIFLSTLYIGKSEKELIETLQEALRKNPDVKLSILTDALRGTREAPNPSSASLLAPLVEEFGADRVEIRMYHTPNLTGLRKQYIPKRINEGWGLQHMKLYGVDDEIIMSGANLSTDYFTNRQDRYHLFASKEVTDHFWKIHSGVTSFSFLVQPSTEPAGFTLSWPENNSAPSPLEKPQSFIKSTTSTLQTLLHPTSKPENDITDTRVYMLGQMSQVMKPDTSTELPVITHILKTLALPAYRESSWTFTAGYFNPAPSLTKLLLNTASTSNTVITASPEANGFYKSKGVSGLLPDAYTLLARRFVHRVHHEGRDNDITLKEWRYGVVGQPGGWTYHAKGLWVTMPGDKNPAMSIIGSSNYTKRSYSHDLEAGALIVTRDEGLKGRLGEEQLWLQEHATKATRDDFARTERRVGLKVRVAMWIVSLVGGAL